A single window of Nicotiana tomentosiformis chromosome 1, ASM39032v3, whole genome shotgun sequence DNA harbors:
- the LOC104099001 gene encoding probable purine permease 11 isoform X1, giving the protein MTADNQQPILGKDGASNGQHPLAKLNRLHFWLLLALNIIFLLAGQAAAVILGRFYYDKGGNSKWMATLVQTAAFPVLFIPYLFITSPQNDSEGSNRASFITVSVVYFVIGAMVAGDNMLYSIGLLYLSASTYSLICATQLIFSAVLSFFLNGQKFTALIMNSVVVLSLSTALLAVNDDTDMPSGVTKWKYVIGFLATLGASAMYALLLSLMQLSFQKVLKKETFSVVLEMQIYTALVATGVSIVGLFASGEWKTLQGEMGSFTAGKLSYVMTLVWTAIAWQICSVGVVGLVFVVSSLFSNVISTLSLAITPIAAVVILHDKMNGVKIIAMLMAIWGFGTYLYQNYVDDLKARKAPSAVDDAPTESRSC; this is encoded by the exons ATGACAG CAGATAATCAGCAACCAATTTTGGGAAAAGATGGTGCCTCAAATGGGCAGCATCCGCTGGCGAAGCTGAACCGTCTGCACTTTTGGCTTCTATTGGCACTCAACATTATTTTCTTGCTTGCTGGTCAAGCTGCTGCTGTTATTTTGGGACGATTTTACTATGACAAGGGTGGTAATAGTAAATGGATGGCCACTCTCGTCCAAACAGCTGCTTTTCCTGTTCTTTTCATTCCTTACCTTTTCATTACTTCTCCTCAAAATGATTCAGAAGGCTCCAATCGAGCTTCTTTCATCACAGTTAGCGTAGTCTATTTCGTAATTGGTGCAATGGTTGCAGGAGATAACATGCTATATTCCATCGGACTATTGTATCTCTCTGCTTCTACGTATTCCCTTATTTGTGCAACGCAATTGATTTTCAGCGCAGTCCTTTCTTTCTTCCTAAACGGTCAGAAGTTCACAGCATTGATCATGAATTCTGTGGTCGTGCTTTCTTTATCTACTGCTCTTCTTGCTGTGAACGATGATACGGATATGCCTTCAGGCGTAACTAAGTGGAAATATGTCATTGGATTTCTAGCTACTCTTGGTGCTTCAGCTATGTACGCTCTCTTGCTTTCTCTTATGCAGCTTTCATTCCAAAAGGTTTTAAAGAAAGAAACATTTTCTGTTGTTCTGGAGATGCAAATTTACACAGCACTTGTAGCCACCGGTGTCTCTATTGTGGGTCTTTTCGCTAGTGGAGAATGGAAGACTTTGCAGGGAGAAATGGGTAGTTTTACTGCTGGAAAACTTTCGTATGTGATGACTCTGGTTTGGACAGCTATAGCTTGGCAGATTTGCTCAGTTGGGGTTGTAGGCTTGGTTTTCGTGGTGTCCTCATTGTTCTCTAATGTTATCAGTACGCTTTCCTTGGCGATCACCCCTATTGCTGCTGTCGTAATCCTCCATGACAAGATGAATGGTGTGAAGATAATCGCCATGCTGATGGCAATTTGGGGCTTCGGGACTTACTTATACCAGAATTACGTCGATGATCTTAAGGCAAGGAAAGCACCAAGCGCTGTTGATGATGCTCCAACCGAGTCAAGATCTTGCTGA
- the LOC104099001 gene encoding probable purine permease 11 isoform X2, producing MTDNQQPILGKDGASNGQHPLAKLNRLHFWLLLALNIIFLLAGQAAAVILGRFYYDKGGNSKWMATLVQTAAFPVLFIPYLFITSPQNDSEGSNRASFITVSVVYFVIGAMVAGDNMLYSIGLLYLSASTYSLICATQLIFSAVLSFFLNGQKFTALIMNSVVVLSLSTALLAVNDDTDMPSGVTKWKYVIGFLATLGASAMYALLLSLMQLSFQKVLKKETFSVVLEMQIYTALVATGVSIVGLFASGEWKTLQGEMGSFTAGKLSYVMTLVWTAIAWQICSVGVVGLVFVVSSLFSNVISTLSLAITPIAAVVILHDKMNGVKIIAMLMAIWGFGTYLYQNYVDDLKARKAPSAVDDAPTESRSC from the exons ATGACAG ATAATCAGCAACCAATTTTGGGAAAAGATGGTGCCTCAAATGGGCAGCATCCGCTGGCGAAGCTGAACCGTCTGCACTTTTGGCTTCTATTGGCACTCAACATTATTTTCTTGCTTGCTGGTCAAGCTGCTGCTGTTATTTTGGGACGATTTTACTATGACAAGGGTGGTAATAGTAAATGGATGGCCACTCTCGTCCAAACAGCTGCTTTTCCTGTTCTTTTCATTCCTTACCTTTTCATTACTTCTCCTCAAAATGATTCAGAAGGCTCCAATCGAGCTTCTTTCATCACAGTTAGCGTAGTCTATTTCGTAATTGGTGCAATGGTTGCAGGAGATAACATGCTATATTCCATCGGACTATTGTATCTCTCTGCTTCTACGTATTCCCTTATTTGTGCAACGCAATTGATTTTCAGCGCAGTCCTTTCTTTCTTCCTAAACGGTCAGAAGTTCACAGCATTGATCATGAATTCTGTGGTCGTGCTTTCTTTATCTACTGCTCTTCTTGCTGTGAACGATGATACGGATATGCCTTCAGGCGTAACTAAGTGGAAATATGTCATTGGATTTCTAGCTACTCTTGGTGCTTCAGCTATGTACGCTCTCTTGCTTTCTCTTATGCAGCTTTCATTCCAAAAGGTTTTAAAGAAAGAAACATTTTCTGTTGTTCTGGAGATGCAAATTTACACAGCACTTGTAGCCACCGGTGTCTCTATTGTGGGTCTTTTCGCTAGTGGAGAATGGAAGACTTTGCAGGGAGAAATGGGTAGTTTTACTGCTGGAAAACTTTCGTATGTGATGACTCTGGTTTGGACAGCTATAGCTTGGCAGATTTGCTCAGTTGGGGTTGTAGGCTTGGTTTTCGTGGTGTCCTCATTGTTCTCTAATGTTATCAGTACGCTTTCCTTGGCGATCACCCCTATTGCTGCTGTCGTAATCCTCCATGACAAGATGAATGGTGTGAAGATAATCGCCATGCTGATGGCAATTTGGGGCTTCGGGACTTACTTATACCAGAATTACGTCGATGATCTTAAGGCAAGGAAAGCACCAAGCGCTGTTGATGATGCTCCAACCGAGTCAAGATCTTGCTGA